The Syngnathus scovelli strain Florida chromosome 19, RoL_Ssco_1.2, whole genome shotgun sequence region TCTGCACACAAGACCTCTCTCCTCTCATTGGATAACGGTAAGGCTGGGATGGGGGGGTGGAAGATTATAAATGAGGCGATGGTGGAAAGAAAAAAGTTTATTTCTAACGGTCTGTGTGCACGCAGGTTGACAGCTCTTCGACATCTTGTCAATCAACATGAATCGAATTCTTGTCCAGATTTTCGCCTTGGGAGTCTGCTTTGCAATCGGTAAGAAATTTGCTCTTTTATTCATTTACAaagttgcaaaaaaaatatttgtcagaCTTTTGTGATGTGTTTGACGTTCGTTATAAATTGCCCGCAGGCGTGTTTCCGTTTCCCCCTCATTTCCATGACTTGTAGAATTAAGCAAATGCGCGTCCAATtaacatactaaaaaaaaaaaacacataaaaatGAGTATCTCAAATAGGAACTTTATTTAATAATTTTGAAGTGTGTGTGATCCATGTTCGGTGCGCACGCAGTTTGCCAGGGGAGGGTGGGGCCGAGCCCAGGGCCTAAAAGAGGGACAAATTGGACACTGACCAGAGGCACACCCAAAAATAAAAGCTACACTTGTTTACAAAGTGGGCAAGGCTTTATGGCAGGAAATGAAATTTTACTGGCATATTTTCCACtgctggggggggaaaaaaaaaaaaaacgttttggatCTTAATGTGATAAGAATCACATCACGTGCTTACTGGTCACGCCAGTTGACAttcagttaattttttttgtcttttgaagttGTTGCCATGGATTTTCATGTCGCTTATTGTTTTCTTCTTCAATAGCATTGTATATAATTAAATGGGCAATTTTCTGCGTAATAATTATAAATGAGCCAGCTGTTACATCATAGGTCAACAGGTTTAATTTCTTTTAAAGTCTTATATATGGTTCTCGTTTCTCAGCAGAATTCATACGGCCCGCTCATTTTGCAGTATAACATGTCACGGCACCTCTATTTTGCCTTAATAAAATTTCTCACATGCTGGGGTGAGGCAGCAAGGATCTTTCCAAGACGCTTTTTGAAAGACTGAATCACGTCCCAACTTGTCAGACCATCTCGTGAGAAATTCCTCACCTCATAACAGACGAGGCTGGTGTCCCAAATTCCAGTTCCACAGAGGATTTGCAGAGTCCACAACACAAGTTGTGTTTGTTCTTCAGCTATTGTGTTTTTGGTGACATTGTTCCTCTTTGTTCCCATGGTATTATTTGTATCCTGTTTCAGGCCCACCCAACCCGCTGcgaccctgttttttttttttttgggactctCAGGTGTTTTGTTTAACCTTAAGCTCCAATAACATGCCGCTCAAATAGCTGTTTGTGACTGAAGGTGACAATTGCACATTAAGGCTGTAGTTTCAGAAAATGTCCTTCCCTGGTTGATTTTTAATTATTGGTCAACATGTCACAGGCCACTGAATTATTTCCATATACATACAGATGTcttgtttcatttttaaactGGGGTTCTTGAGACTCCCATTGCCAATCTGTCTCGGGTTTGGctacaaagaaaatattttgataCATGGAGGAGTCTTGGCTAAGACTGATTTCTGGCTCTAACTTACGGTATActgccacaagagggcgacaaTAAACCATTTTTGGAAACTCGAACGAAACTCGCTTAAATATTTCTTTGACACTAACtggccacaagatggcactaAAGTAATGATTTTTGTCATTTAAGACATAAAACAGCAAAATGATGTCACCTTAAAAATCTGCGATGGGCAAACTACTATATTTTATAATGGTTTCACTGATTGAACATTTacattttattaaatttatAGATTCATCACAAACCAAATTTACATTTCATTTGACTAACCAAAGAAAGATGACGCTGGCATTTCAAAGTATTACAACAATGCAAGCCACACGCAAATTTACACAAATTTGGAATGCTGTAATACAATGGTTGGGTAATAACATAATGTGTCATGTATGCCAAACCCTAATGCAAACTACCGCTATTTGCAATCCACACCTAACTCTTTGCGTATTTATCTTGAAACCTTTCAGCTAATGCCAGTCTTTATCACTGTCTTGTTGTCCTTGTGTTTTATGTCAAGTTGGACTCAAAAGCATTTTTTGCAGCACTTCATTGTTAGTTTACGATCAACTAGTTGGCCATTGTTTGCCCTCATTTCCCGTTTCCCCACAGTTGACTAAGAAAATAGAGctgtttaacaaaacaaaactcacAGGAGAGAATTTGCCTCCTCATTTTTATGATCTTTCTGCTGCTGGAAAGGTTCATGCATGCAATGTCTAGAACAATGAAAGTTTGGCACAAACTTGGGAAGTTCCCTGCAAATACAAGCTTTAGCAATATTTGAAGCAACATTAGAGTAGCACAATGTGTCCTTGAAGACAAAGAAAGTATAATAGTAGTAATGTTTAAGAGATTTGGCGGCGGTGACGAGGGGGGGGTCAGTGGGTTTCTCATCGATTCATACTTCTGGTTTGACAAGAAATCAGAAGGATGACAAACTCGTTAGCCAGCATTGTAAAGATAACAAAACTAGGGCGGGCCTGTGGTttttgtgcgtgtatgtgtaaaGTCATCACTACCAAAAGCCACCGACTCGAATATTTAATGTCGTCAGCTGTTTTTATAAACTCCTTTGTTAGTGGAAGATTTCCTTTTGCCACATCTGAGAACGTTTGGATGCATAAGGGTACAAAATAAACTAGAATTATGTCACAGTGACGGTACATGACACGTACTGCGCAGTTGAGGTGTGTTCACGTGTCAACCGTAACATTGCGTCGTAGATAACATCAGTTGTACAAGTTGTCACCCAAGAACAGTTTGTAACACTTCCCTTTTCTCGTATATACGATATGATCTGAATATCTGAAACAGATGTTCATAATGTTTGGGGGGAAAGGATATATGCCTGTGAATATTGTTATGGCGTCTTTCTATATttgttgctgcaccgtttgtaTTAAAATATGCACATGGCTTGTGGTTATAAATTGCTATTGCACCAATTTTGATAATTCATCTGttaatgaggtttttttttgtatgtgcatGAATCATCGCCCTGTTCAGGCCAGGCTCTGGAGTGCTACGACTGTAAAATTGGCTTCTGGAACCTGTGCATCACCAAGAAGATCACTTGTCAGGCAGGGGAGCATTGCTTCACCGGCAAAGGCAAAGCAGGTACTAAAAAAATTCTTGGAAGCAATTTCTGTGTTCGAGGACGTAACTGCTGTCACTCACTGGCTTCCGGAATGAGGCCCGAAAGGATTCCATGCAGACAGTTTGTATATTTTATGGCGAGCAGTCAGACATtctttcctgtttttatttttttaaatctgccaACAATTTGACAAATTCAGGTTGTGTTTTTGTCACCAGTTCTGATTTAACATTTTCAAATGCTAATAAGTGTCACATgcgactttttgtttttttttggagttCAGCGCGTAAATATTTCAACTGGATTTTCTgcggcatttttttcatttgcatacTTACCATTCCATAAATTGCTCCTGCCATTTTGGCGCTAACAAACTCTGTTGTCGTCCCTCAGCTGGTTTCGTGGACGTCTCCATGAAGGGATGCCTTGTGAAGGCTGACTGTAATAAAACCCACGATGTGAATTTCCCCTCCAACTCCAACGCCACCATCTACAAGATGACCAAGACTTGTTGCAACAGCAACCTGTGCAACTCCGCACCAAGAACCTCGAATGGGCCGCTGGTCCTTGCCACCATCGGCGCCCTGCTTATGGCCAACATGCTGGTGTAACGAGTCATATTATCCATAAACCCAAGAggactgttattttttttacggtTTCCAAAGCATTTCAATTCTCTAGCTGATTTCTTGTCTAAATTGCCTCAGTCCTCCTTTCAGCCATCTTGTCAAAAGCGATAAACTCTAAATTAAAAGGTTCTAAGTGTTTCTCTGTCACTATGACATTTGTTTTGCTATAGTAGCCTTCATTTTTTGTATTGGTAAAAATGTAACTATATGGGGAAGTTGTAAAAGGTTAACATTGATTGCAAGAATTTGCCAGAATGAGATGTTAACTTCAAATTTATGAATCAAATTAACCAAAATTGGACACATTTCTCTCTTGAGTGTACTCGTGTGTTTGATAATTATCTGAAATGGCTCATCTAAGATTGTATCGTTGAAAAAATATGCAAATAAAGTCTTTTAAATTGGAAAGGGGGCAATTTTTGTGCAAGTTTCAGTTTCGTTGGGCCCACTCAACGGGAAGAACCTGTCTTGCCTGTTTAGCACCCCCCCTGAGAACAACCTTCCCTCTTTGTTCATTCCAAGTGAATAACTCTTCCactgatgttaaaaaaaaaaacttatcttTTGAATGAATCATACATGTAAATTTccataaagaaagaaaacagcatTTCTACATAACTGCATCAGCCATACCATTTGTTGTCGAAACTACATGGGAGGTTTATTTCTTCTATAAAAATTCAGGATACAATGTTATGTAATagagaagggagggagggaagcatCTTGGATTTCACTGTATGCATTTggattaattttctttttatgtgCTTTGTTCAATTATCCCCTGGCATTCCAATATTCTCAGTGACGCACAGCAAAGAGAACACAAAAGGTGATGAAACCGCACCCTGTGTTGCCCCCTCCCCACCTGTTTTGGAGGGGATAAAACCCTTCTCTCAAACAGGTTGATCACTTTTCCCACTTGACACCTGAGAAGGTGACTGAAGACCATTGGACGGGATTTTGTGAGGCCTTAACCAAGAACACGGCAAAGATGGGCAGGATTCTTATCGGAGTCATCTCAGCACTTGCATGCTTCATGCTTGGTAAGAAGATACCATTGTGTCGTAATATTTATAATTTAATTCCTCAATGCATTTAAAAGATAAAGCAAATTAagttattttgattttgtttttacattttattttattgatattGCTTACAAAATACTTCCATTTTTTATAATGAGAATTTTATAAGGTGGGTTAGAATACTGTGAAAGCAAAAATTATCAAATGTGCACGTCCTGGAGTCGCAAATCAATATTCTATTTGATGACTTAAAACATTTAATTTGTTCCAGTGGAGTCCCTCACATGCAACCAGTGCTCCTTTGGTTTGCTGGGCTTCTGTCTGTCCTCCACCAATGTAGAGTGTACCACCAACACCTCTCAGTGCTTCACAGGAAAAGCAAGTAAGTCTTTTTTTTGGTTCTAAATTGCCATCCACCCACAGCATCACTCAAGCGTGACCTTTGGCTCCCCGCCAGCTTTCGCTTCCATCTCGTCCTCGGTGGGCTTCAACACGCAGGGTTGCATCGAGGAGGCCAGCTGCAACATGACCACCAATGCCACTCTGCTGGGCGTGGCCTATGAAGCCAGAGTGGACTGCTGCTCTACGGATGGGTGCAACCCGGTCCAGACGAGCGGAGCCCCGTCTGCCAGGATGACGCTCGCCACCGCCATCGGGGCcgccgtcctggcctcggcgtgGGGAAGCTTGTTGTGATGCAGCCACCTGACACTCAATTATGATAGTGTAGCACTAACCATGGGAAAAATCCTTGGACGTTGTaagcttacaaaaaaaaaaatacagtataggACTATTGACATTCTAGTCGATCAATGAAATGTTTTAGGGAAACATTGAGCTCGTAAACCTCCCGTTTTTTATTTATCCTTTATTCAAATGTCAGAACTGAAATCCGTGATGTGAAAATAAAAAGATTCAATAGATTTGGTGATTGCAATTCAAATCCTAATCTTGAACTGTGATTGGCTGACAACTCGTCTAGGGTGTACTCCATCTCAAGTGCGATAGGCTCGGCCAGAAAATAAAAACCAACTGAAATTATGTTTATATTAAAAATGCGTTATCACATGGAATGTTGTAAATCAAGGCCAGACTGCTCTTAATtgctttgtaattttatttagtGTAGTCTTAACAATTTGCGTAACTAACTACGAGTGGGAGTGACTGGGAATCTTTCATTCATACTGATGACAAGTGCAGAAACCTGAAGGGTCACATTTTTGCTGACGTGCAACTTAGATTGACTTGTAAAGTGGTTGCTCATTTTTCAACTTTAAGAGTCAGTCCGTCTGTAGTGTGACCCGAAATTATTTTGGTTTTCGCCATCCTTGTGACAACAG contains the following coding sequences:
- the LOC125987537 gene encoding sperm acrosome membrane-associated protein 4, which produces MNRILVQIFALGVCFAIGQALECYDCKIGFWNLCITKKITCQAGEHCFTGKGKAAGFVDVSMKGCLVKADCNKTHDVNFPSNSNATIYKMTKTCCNSNLCNSAPRTSNGPLVLATIGALLMANMLV
- the LOC125987536 gene encoding uncharacterized protein, which codes for MGRILIGVISALACFMLVESLTCNQCSFGLLGFCLSSTNVECTTNTSQCFTGKATFASISSSVGFNTQGCIEEASCNMTTNATLLGVAYEARVDCCSTDGCNPVQTSGAPSARMTLATAIGAAVLASAWGSLL